A region from the Corylus avellana chromosome ca7, CavTom2PMs-1.0 genome encodes:
- the LOC132187718 gene encoding ubiquitin-conjugating enzyme E2 34-like, with protein sequence MAEKSCIKRLQKEYRALCKEPVSHVVARPSPNDILEWHYVLEGSEGTPFAGGYYYGKIKFPPDYPYKPPGISMTTPNGRFMTQKKICLSMSDFHPESWNPMWSVSSILTGLLSFMMDNSPTTGSVNTTVAEKQRLAKASLAFNCKNPTFRKLFPEYVDKYNQQQLSERLVVEQMSPGPSQEENSTPMLGRVVNSVGEDMKRIDAVKDRRKDRKQSLPTWMMFVLVSIFGIVMALPLLQL encoded by the exons ATGGCAGAGAAGTCGTGTATCAAGCGCCTTCAGAAGGAATACAGAGCACTTTGTAAA GAACCGGTTTCTCATGTTGTGGCCCGTCCTTCCCCAAATGACATTCTTGAGTGGC ATTATGTGTTGGAAGGAAGTGAAGGAACACCTTTTGCAG GTGGATATTACTACGGAAAGATCAAGTTCCCTCCAGATTATCCCTATAAACCACCAGGGATTAG CATGACCACTCCTAATGGACGGTTCATGACACAAAAGAAAATCTGCTTATCCATGAGCGATT TTCATCCTGAAAGTTGGAATCCAATGTGGTCTGTATCAAG CATACTCACAGGGCTTCTTTCATTCATG ATGGACAACAGTCCTACCACTGGAAGTGTGAACACTACTGTTGCTGAGAAGCAACGTCTAGCAAAGGCTTCCCTTGCTTTCAATTGTAAGAA CCCAACATTCAGGAAATTGTTTCCAGAGTATGTGGACAAGTATAACCAGCAGCAGCTTTCTGAGAGGCTTGTTGTGGAGCAGATGTCACCAGGTCCGTCACAAGAAGAAAACTCCACACCCATGTTAGGAAGAGTTGTCAATTCTGTGGGAGAAGACATGAAAAGAATAGATGCTGTGAAGGATAGGAGAAAAGACAGGAAACAGTCACTCCCAACTTGGATGATGTTCGTACTAGTTTCCATCTTCGGCATTGTAATGGCACTGCCTCTGCTCCAACTTTGA